The Chroicocephalus ridibundus chromosome 3, bChrRid1.1, whole genome shotgun sequence genome has a segment encoding these proteins:
- the CCDC28A gene encoding coiled-coil domain-containing protein 28A, whose amino-acid sequence MEERKIKRRSPKSSTSHPAQVANSKKSSVPVSKSTAFSNPAPQPAVQKPKLKRVIKEKAKPPGGEAKGAQAAPIQHSFLTDVSDVQEMERGLLSLLNDFHSGKLQAFGNECSIEQMEHVRSMQEKLARLNLELYGELEELPEDKRKLASDSNLDRLLSDLEELNSSIQKLHLADAQDIPNGATG is encoded by the exons atggaagaaaggaaaatcaagagGAGGAGCCCCAAATCATCTACCAGTCACCCTGCTCAGGTTGCAAACTCTAAGAAAAGCTCAGTGCCAGTCAGTAAAAGTACAGCATTTTCAAATCCCGCACCACAGCCTGCGGTACAAAAACCAAAGTTAAAACG tgtaataaaagagaaagcaaaacctCCAGGAGGTGAAGCAAAAGGGGCACAGGCAGCACCCATCCAGCATTCTTTTCTCACAGATGTATCGGATGTCCAGGAAATGGAAAGGGGACTTCTGAGTCTCCTGAATGACTTCCATTCTGGCAAACTTCAAGCATTTG GAAATGAATGTTCCATAGAGCAGATGGAGCATGTGCGGAGTATGCAGGAGAAACTTGCTCGCCTCAATCTGGAGCTCTATGGGGAGCTGGAAGAACTCCctgaagataaaagaaaactaGCCAGCGACTCCAACCTGGATAGGCTGCTATCAGAT CTAGAAGAACTGAATTCATCTAT CCAAAAATTGCATTTAGCAGATGCTCAAGATATTCCAAATGGTGCCACAGGCTGA